In one window of Echeneis naucrates chromosome 17, fEcheNa1.1, whole genome shotgun sequence DNA:
- the ahsg2 gene encoding alpha-2-HS-glycoprotein 2, with protein sequence MKALGITVVLGLLVGVWAQINVQRPMCDSPEAEEAALVAQDYLNAQHKHGYKYALNRIEDIKIVTMPDGNSTFVLEIDLLETDCHVLDPTPVANCTVRPKILTAVEGDCDVVLKRVGGVLTVTAFKCKTEESREDICVGCFNLLPLNDTAALEFVNASLITLNNITANVSYTLLEVGRVSSQVVSGGPQYSAEFVIVEANCTDSVCLPLSDPLAERGFCTALGLHSQPTVACKMFNILMPVVDANNTAVPALPPAVHVHTGSLRHHKLTSLHDPYLVGFLSAESAESAEVVPVVPAVVDAAAAEPAPAADPAPAADPAPAADSGSASDSSTSRELPISVFKRDVPATLDLTVAQTGPVLLAPVCPGRVRFFK encoded by the exons ATGAAGGCTCTGGGCATCACGGTTGTTCTGGGACTACTGGTGGGGGTATGGGCTCAGATCAACGTGCAAAGGCCTATGTGTGACTCCCCTGAGGCGGAGGAGGCTGCTCTGGTGGCTCAGGATTATCTCAATGCCCAGCATAAGCATGGCTACAAGTATGCACTCAACAGGATTGAGGACATTAAGATCGTCACCATG CCTGATGGAAACAGCACATTTGTCCTGGAAATTGACTTGCTGGAGACAGACTGTCATGTGTTGGACCCAACACCAGTTGCCAACTGCACAGTCAGACCAAAAATATTAACG GCGGTGGAGGGAGACTGTGATGTGGTGCTGAAGAGGGTTGGCGGAGTTCTGACTGTCACCGCATTCAAGTGTAAAACAGAAG aaTCGAGAGAGGACATATGTGTGGGCTGTTTTAACCTCCTACCCCTAAATGACACTGCTGCATTGGAGTTTGTCAATGCCTCACTGATAACCTTAAATAACATCACTGCGAACGTATCTTACACTCTTCTGGAGGTTGGAAGGGTGTCATCCCAG GTTGTGTCTGGTGGGCCACAATATTCAGCAGAATTTGTCATAGTTGAGGCTAATTGCACTGACAGCGTCTGCCTGCCTCTGAGTGACCCCCTGGCT GAACGTGGATTTTGTACTGCCTTGGGTCTTCACTCTCAGCCAACAGTGGCCTGCAAGATGTTTAACATTCTG atgCCTGTTGTAGATGCCAACAATACTGCAGTACCTGCCTTGCCACCAGCAGTCCACGTGCATACAGGCAGCCTGAGACACCATAAACTGACTTCTCTCCATGACCCTTATCTGGTGGGCTTTCTATCTGCAGAATCAGCAGAGTCTGCTGAAGTTGTGCCTGTTGTCCCCGCAGTGGtcgatgctgctgctgcagagcccGCTCCAGCTGCTGATCCCGCTCCAGCTGCTGATCCCGCTCCAGCTGCTGATTCGGGATCAGCATCAGATTCCTCAACTTCTCGGGAGCTCCCCATATCAGTGTTCAAGAGAGACGTACCTGCTACACTTGACCTTACAGTAGCTCAAACAGGCCCTGTTCTTCTTGCACCAGTATGTCCAGGAAGGGTTAGATTCTTCAAGTGA
- the LOC115057871 gene encoding sentrin-specific protease 5-like, whose protein sequence is MHRTQGYCSRAKFFQRKKGFMSSVKGVSHLSRRAKRRWYFKLQLWMWRKRREKYHFGIFRNKKRMCKTSSGSDSCLNLKEQSQKNKRKVHTHPTTSSGNLQARTTAVVSSFGCDAEVSKATFRGQDCLQRPRESVSLSETVIAPGSLHKQVINTNIAAAPAMQSALSQRTETSRKFCENAESSKCSCTVKPALSAEGSVANCRICPFKAQRTMISPQTSGVDCPAGQLLPVAPGQGPAPVRDTDPRLKSKKSYQADVNLKTLTKDIHEFLDGFYRIYGSFIPLQQSDVLRHLKRTFNSDFSDRKNVIFSEVDKYRTTFVQKPVPSFQVVYKKHTLTLDDLLTLADQNWLNDQIMNMYGELIVESSSHKVHFLNSFFHRQLMTKGYDGVKRWTKQVDLFSKSLLLVPIHLEVHWCLVTADLVKKKICLYDSQGNALQKVARNILKYLMTEAKEKQHTDFENGWAVSFDEKIPQQSNENDCGVFVLEYCRCLALAKPFQFSQEDIPKIRKRIYKELCDCKLHEES, encoded by the exons ATGCACCGAACGCAGGGCTACTGCAGCAGAGCAAAGTTCTTTCAGAGGAAGAAGGGGTTCATGTCTTCAGTCAAGGGAGTTTCTCATCTTTCCAGGCGCGCCAAGAGACGCTGGTATTTTAAATTGCAACTTTGGATGTGGAGGAAGCGAAGAGAAAAGTATCATTTTGGAATATTCCGAAATAAGAAGAGAATGTGCAAGACAAGCTCCGGATCCGACTCCTGTCTCAATTTAAAGGAACAATCTCAGAAAAATAAGAGGAAAGTCCATACGCACCCCACAACAAGCTCTGGAAATCTGCAAGCCAGAACTACAGCTGTTGTGTCTTCGTTTGGGTGTGACGCTGAAGTGTCAAAAGCCACATTTAGAGGACAGGATTGCTTGCAGAGGCCACGTGAATCTGTCAGTCTGTCGGAGACTGTCATTGCCCCTGGCTCCTTACACAAGCAGGTAATAAACACTAACATTGCTGCAGCTCCCGCCATGCAATCGGCTCTCTCTCAAAGAACAGAAACCTCAAGgaagttttgtgaaaatgcagAATCTTCAAAATGCTCTTGTACTGTCAAACCCGCGCTGAGCGCAGAAGGCAGCGTGGCAAATTGTAGGATTTGCCCCTTTAAGGCACAGAGGACAATGATATCTCCCCAAACCTCTGGGGTCGACTGCCCAGCAGGTCAACTCCTTCCCGTCGCTCCAGGGCAGGGCCCGGCTCCAGTCCGAGACACTGATCCAAGactgaaaagtaaaaagtctTATCAAGCTGATGTTAACCTTAAAACGCTGACTAAGGACATCCACG AGTTCCTTGATGGCTTTTACAGAATATATGGAAGTTTCATCCCTCTACAACAGAGCGATGTGTTGAGACACCTGAAGAGGACGTTCAACAGTGATTTCAGTGACAG GAAAAATGTCATCTTCTCAGAGGTTGACAAATATAGAACTACGTTTGTCCAGAAACCTGTTCCCTCCTTCCAGGTGGTCTACAAGAAACACACATTGACACTGGACGATTTGTTGACACTCGCAGATCAGAACTGGCTTAATGATCAG ATCATGAACATGTATGGAGAACTGATTGTGGAATCTTCCAGTCACAAG GTCCACTTCCTTAACAGCTTTTTCCACCGGCAGCTTATGACTAAAGGATATGATGGCGTGAAGAGATGGACAAAACAG GTGGATTTATTCTCTAAGAGTCTGCTGCTGGTGCCCATCCACCTGGAAGTTCATTGGTGTCTTGTGACTGCTGACCTCGTCAAAAAGAAGATCTGTCTTTATGACTCTCAAGGGAATGCCCTCCAGAAAGTTGCAAGG aacaTCCTGAAATACTTGATGACAGAAGCAAAGGAAAAGCAGCACACAGATTTTGAGAACGGTTGGGCAGTGTCATTTGATGAG AAAATCCCCCAACAGAGTAATGAAAATGACTGTGGAGTTTTTGTGTTGGAG tATTGTAGATGCCTTGCACTTGCAAAAccttttcagttttcacagGAGGATATACCAAAGATACGCAAGAGGATCTATAAAGAGCTCTGTGACTGTAAGCTCCATGAGGAGAGCTGA
- the LOC115057994 gene encoding profilin-2-like, producing MTWQSYVENLMADGSCQDSAIVGYTDAKYVWAAHTGGAFSNITSQEIDVLIGKDRETFYTSGLTLGSKKCSVLRDSLQDDGDWTMDIRTKSQGGEPTYNISVGKAGKVLVLVMGKEGVHGGGLNKKAYSMAKYLRDSGF from the exons ATGACCTGGCAAAGCTACGTGGAGAACCTGATGGCCGATGGCAGCTGTCAGGATAGCGCCATTGTTGGGTATACGGACGCCAAGTACGTTTGGGCAGCACATACCGGTGGTGCTTTCAGTAATATCACG TCTCAAGAAATTGATGTTCTCATTGGTAAAGACAGGGAGACCTTTTACACCAGCGGTCTCACCCTGGGCTCTAAGAAGTGTTCAGTCCTCAGAGACAGCCTCCAGGATGACGGGGACTGGACAATGGACATCAGGACAAAGAGCCAAGGGGGAGAACCTACATACAATATCTCTGTGGGAAAAGCTGGAAAAG ttttgGTTCTTGTAATGGGCAAAGAAGGGGTCCATGGAGGTGGATTGAATAAGAAGGCTTACTCAATGGCAAAATACTTGAGGGATTCAgggttttaa